A single Spiroplasma floricola 23-6 DNA region contains:
- the dnaK gene encoding molecular chaperone DnaK, with the protein MAKERIIGIDLGTTNSCVAIMEGGQPMVLENPEGQRTTPSVVAFKNSDIIVGGAAKRQSVTNPNTAISIKRDMGTTKKRNLEGKDYTPEQISAEILRYLKKYAEDKIGSKITKAVITVPAYFNDAQRKATKDAGKIAGLEVERIINEPTAAALAYGIDKQDKEMKVLVYDLGGGTFDVSLLELADGTYDVLATSGDNELGGDDFDQKIMDWISAEIKKEHNIDLSKDKMALQRFKEEAEKAKINLSSQVETEINLPFIAMNQNGPVNFSTKLSRAEFEKMSKDLVERTRKPVEDALKEAKLKATEIDQVLLVGGSTRIPAVQELVKSLLGKEPNRTINPDEVVAMGAAIQGGVLAGDVTDVLLLDVTPLTLGIETMGGVMTPLIQRNTTIPTEKSQIFSTAVDNQPAVDINVLQGERPMAADNKSLGQFQLTGIKPAPKGTPQIEVTFKIDVNGIVSVTAKDKATNEEKTITISNSGSLSDAEIEKMVKEAEENQEADNKKRKNIELKNKAESYLNIIESSTTEAGASMNEEQKKQSEDMAKEIRELIAKEDYETLEKKMNELEQAMKMASEMAAQQAQQAQSEPKKEDSIEENKDKESK; encoded by the coding sequence ATGGCAAAAGAAAGAATTATAGGAATAGATTTAGGAACTACAAACTCATGTGTAGCTATTATGGAGGGTGGTCAACCAATGGTTCTTGAAAATCCAGAAGGACAAAGAACTACACCATCTGTTGTTGCTTTTAAAAATAGCGATATTATTGTTGGAGGGGCTGCTAAAAGACAATCAGTTACTAATCCAAATACTGCAATATCAATAAAAAGAGATATGGGAACAACTAAAAAAAGAAATTTAGAGGGAAAAGATTATACTCCTGAACAAATTTCTGCTGAAATTTTAAGATATTTAAAAAAATACGCTGAAGATAAAATAGGATCAAAAATTACAAAAGCTGTAATTACTGTTCCTGCTTATTTTAACGATGCTCAAAGAAAAGCTACAAAAGATGCTGGTAAAATTGCTGGTTTAGAAGTGGAAAGAATTATTAATGAACCTACAGCAGCAGCATTAGCATATGGAATTGATAAACAAGATAAAGAAATGAAAGTTTTAGTTTATGATTTGGGTGGAGGAACATTTGACGTTTCATTACTAGAATTAGCTGATGGAACTTATGATGTATTAGCAACATCAGGAGATAATGAATTAGGTGGAGATGATTTTGACCAAAAAATTATGGACTGAATAAGTGCAGAAATTAAAAAAGAGCACAATATAGATCTATCTAAAGATAAAATGGCTTTACAAAGATTTAAAGAAGAAGCTGAAAAAGCAAAAATAAATTTATCAAGTCAAGTTGAAACTGAAATTAATTTACCATTTATTGCAATGAATCAAAATGGACCTGTTAACTTCTCAACTAAGTTATCAAGAGCTGAATTTGAAAAAATGTCTAAAGACTTAGTTGAAAGAACAAGAAAACCAGTTGAAGATGCTTTAAAAGAAGCAAAATTAAAAGCAACTGAAATTGATCAAGTTCTTTTAGTTGGAGGATCAACTAGAATTCCAGCCGTTCAAGAATTAGTTAAATCATTATTAGGAAAAGAACCAAATAGAACTATTAATCCAGATGAAGTTGTTGCTATGGGTGCAGCAATTCAAGGTGGAGTTTTAGCAGGAGATGTAACAGATGTTTTATTATTAGATGTTACACCATTAACTTTAGGTATTGAAACAATGGGTGGAGTTATGACACCATTAATTCAAAGAAATACAACAATTCCAACAGAAAAATCTCAAATTTTCTCAACAGCAGTTGATAATCAACCAGCAGTTGATATTAATGTTTTACAAGGTGAAAGACCAATGGCAGCTGATAATAAATCATTAGGACAATTTCAATTAACAGGAATTAAACCAGCTCCTAAAGGAACACCACAAATTGAAGTTACTTTTAAAATTGACGTTAATGGAATTGTGTCTGTTACTGCAAAAGATAAAGCAACTAACGAAGAAAAAACTATTACAATTTCAAATTCAGGAAGCTTATCAGATGCAGAAATTGAAAAAATGGTAAAAGAAGCTGAAGAAAATCAAGAAGCAGATAATAAAAAACGCAAAAATATAGAACTAAAAAATAAAGCTGAAAGTTACTTAAATATTATTGAATCTTCAACTACTGAAGCAGGTGCTTCAATGAATGAAGAACAAAAAAAACAATCAGAAGACATGGCAAAAGAAATTCGTGAACTAATTGCTAAAGAAGATTATGAAACTTTAGAGAAGAAAATGAATGAATTAGAACAAGCAATGAAAATGGCTTCAGAGATGGCAGCACAACAAGCACAACAAGCGCAATCTGAACCTAAAAAAGAAGATTCAATAGAAGAAAACAAAGATAAAGAATCTAAATAA
- the dnaJ gene encoding molecular chaperone DnaJ, whose product MAKKDYYEILGIAKSASEDEIKKAYRKLAKKYHPDICKEPNAEEKFKEATEAAEVLLDANKRQAYDQFGHEGLSGMGSGFGGFNGGGFGDFFSNMGGASDFFSDIFSNFFGGRGGNSSRKRSSRGKDIVINVSLSLKELLFGVDKEITLDLISKCDDCDGVGAKNKSDIVDCEVCNGHGVVTILQDMGIAKFQTQQPCPKCKGHGKENKNPCKSCRGEGTVIKKEKVTMPIPKGLTPDQQIVLRNAGNYSVEGGERGHLYADVHLKASKNVTIVNDFDIKFKFDISYLDALLANEISIKTLDGDISIKIPKGIKNGEIINVKNHGLYKGIKSSHRGNLLLEVNIVIPKELDKNEKQKIESILKSTDFKVTNNLEE is encoded by the coding sequence ATGGCTAAAAAAGATTATTATGAAATCTTAGGTATTGCAAAATCAGCATCAGAAGATGAAATAAAAAAAGCCTATCGTAAATTAGCTAAAAAATACCACCCCGATATTTGCAAAGAACCAAACGCTGAAGAAAAATTTAAAGAAGCTACTGAAGCAGCTGAAGTACTATTAGATGCAAATAAACGTCAAGCATATGATCAATTTGGTCATGAAGGTTTAAGTGGTATGGGTTCTGGTTTTGGTGGTTTTAATGGTGGAGGATTTGGAGACTTTTTCTCAAATATGGGGGGAGCAAGCGACTTTTTCTCAGATATTTTCTCTAATTTTTTTGGAGGAAGAGGGGGAAATTCTTCTAGAAAACGATCATCAAGAGGTAAAGATATTGTAATAAATGTTAGTCTATCACTTAAAGAGTTATTGTTTGGAGTAGATAAAGAAATCACCTTAGATTTAATCTCTAAATGTGACGATTGTGATGGAGTGGGAGCAAAAAACAAATCTGATATAGTAGATTGTGAAGTATGTAATGGTCATGGAGTAGTTACAATATTACAGGATATGGGTATTGCTAAATTTCAAACTCAACAACCTTGCCCAAAATGTAAAGGACATGGAAAAGAAAATAAAAATCCATGTAAGAGTTGTAGAGGTGAAGGAACTGTAATAAAAAAAGAAAAAGTTACAATGCCAATACCAAAAGGTTTAACACCAGATCAACAAATTGTTTTAAGAAATGCTGGTAATTATTCTGTTGAAGGAGGAGAACGTGGTCATTTATATGCAGACGTTCATTTAAAAGCTTCAAAAAATGTTACTATAGTTAATGACTTTGATATTAAATTTAAATTTGATATAAGTTATTTAGATGCTCTTCTAGCAAATGAAATTTCAATTAAAACATTAGATGGAGATATTAGTATAAAAATACCAAAAGGAATTAAGAACGGTGAAATTATTAATGTCAAAAATCATGGTCTGTACAAAGGTATTAAATCATCACATAGAGGTAATTTATTATTAGAAGTAAATATAGTTATTCCAAAAGAACTTGATAAAAATGAAAAACAAAAAATAGAAAGTATTTTAAAGTCAACTGATTTTAAAGTTACAAATAATTTAGAAGAATAA
- the mnmA gene encoding tRNA 2-thiouridine(34) synthase MnmA has translation MKKQKVIVGLSGGVDSSVTAAILLEQGYEVEGLFMRNWDSNLNNDILGNNLQGNICPQEQDYLDAKKVAEKLKIKIHRIDFIKEYWDSVFEYFVKEYKKGRTPNPDILCNKYIKFDKFLDYAINELNANYIAMGHYAGVRLNEETKEFELIRGIDENKDQSYFLSELNQNQLSKTLFPLQTYEKSQIREIAKKYKLITAEKKDSTGICFIGERNFTKFLQNYIPNQPGDILDIKTNKKISEHIGVMYYTIGQRKGLNLGGQKEPYYVAEKDIENKILYVAPLSDESYLESKSCIIENFNFISNYKNYFKEDKFECTAKFRYRQRDIKVEVEVLKEDKILITYKEPVRAVTEGQQAVLYLNELCLGGGVIGKIFK, from the coding sequence ATGAAAAAGCAAAAGGTTATTGTTGGTCTTAGTGGAGGAGTAGATTCTTCTGTTACTGCAGCTATATTATTAGAACAAGGTTATGAAGTCGAAGGACTATTTATGAGAAATTGAGATAGTAATCTGAATAATGATATTCTTGGAAATAATTTACAAGGAAATATTTGCCCTCAGGAACAAGATTATTTAGATGCTAAAAAAGTAGCAGAAAAGTTAAAAATAAAAATTCATAGAATAGATTTTATTAAAGAATATTGAGACTCTGTTTTTGAATATTTTGTTAAAGAATATAAAAAAGGCAGAACACCAAATCCTGATATTTTATGTAATAAATATATTAAATTTGATAAATTCTTAGATTATGCAATTAATGAATTAAATGCAAATTATATAGCAATGGGTCATTATGCAGGAGTTAGATTAAATGAAGAAACAAAAGAATTTGAACTAATAAGAGGTATTGATGAAAATAAAGATCAAAGCTATTTTTTGTCTGAATTAAATCAAAATCAACTTTCTAAAACTTTATTTCCTTTACAAACTTATGAAAAAAGTCAAATAAGAGAAATAGCTAAAAAGTATAAATTAATTACAGCTGAAAAAAAAGACTCTACAGGAATTTGTTTTATTGGTGAAAGAAATTTTACAAAATTTTTACAAAATTATATTCCAAATCAACCTGGAGATATTCTTGATATAAAAACGAATAAGAAAATATCAGAACATATTGGTGTAATGTATTATACAATAGGCCAAAGAAAAGGTTTAAATCTGGGTGGTCAAAAAGAACCATACTATGTAGCTGAAAAAGACATAGAAAATAAAATACTGTATGTAGCACCTTTAAGCGATGAAAGTTATTTAGAATCTAAAAGTTGCATAATTGAAAATTTTAATTTTATATCAAATTATAAGAATTATTTTAAAGAGGATAAATTTGAATGCACTGCTAAATTTAGATATAGACAAAGAGATATAAAAGTTGAAGTAGAAGTATTAAAAGAAGATAAAATATTAATAACTTATAAAGAACCAGTAAGAGCTGTAACAGAAGGACAACAAGCTGTTCTTTATTTAAATGAATTATGTCTTGGTGGTGGAGTTATTGGTAAAATTTTTAAATAA